The nucleotide window TTCAGTGGAGGACGTCATGACCGAACACCTGCGCATTGCCGGCAACACCATCGCCTACGAGGTCACCGGGCAGGGCCCGCTGGTCGTCCTGGCGCACGGCATGGGCGACAGCCGGCACTCCTACCGGTTCGTCGCTCCGGCCCTGGTAGCTGCCGGATACCGGGTCGCCAACGTCGACATCCGCGGCTGCGGCGACTCCAGCCTCGGCTGGGACGGCTACAGCCGCACCGACATCGCGGGCGACCTCGTCGCCGTCGTGCGCCACCTCGGCGGCCCGGCCGTGATCATCGGCCAGTCGATCAGCGGCGGTGCCGCGACCGTCGCGGCGGCCACCGCACCCGAGCTGATCGCCGGCGTCATCGAGCTGGCGCCGTTCACCCGAGTACAGTCCTTCGACCTGGGTGGGCTGGTGCGGGTGAAGCGCTTCCGGGCCGGCTATCTCCAACTGGCCCAGGTGCTCATGCGGGGCAGCCTGGCGAACTGGCGCAAGTACCTCGACGTGGCGATCCCCACCAAGCCCGCCGACTGGGACAGCGAGCTGGCCCGCATCGAGGCCAAGATGAGTGAGCCCGGCCGAATGAAGGTTCTCCAGGCCATGGCCAAGACCAGCCCGGCCGACGCCGGTCGGCAACTGCCCAACGTCACCCGCCCGGTCCTGGTGATCCAGGGCAGCGCCGACCCCGACTGGGCCGACCCGCGGGCCGAGGGCGAACGCGTCATCGCCGACCTGCCGCGAGGGCTCGGCGAGCTGGCTGTCATCGAGGGCGCGGGCCACTACCCGCACGTCCAGACGCCCGACGAGGTCGTCGCCCTGGCCCTGCCGTTCCTCGCCCGGACGCTGACCAGTGCCTAAGGCCCGGCTCACCCCGGCATCGGTCACCGAAGCCGCAGCCGCGCTCGTCGACGAGGTCGGCTTCGACAACCTCAGCATGGGCCTGCTCGCCGAACGGCTCGGGATCAAGACCCCCTCGCTCTACAAGCACGTCACCAGCCAGGCCGACCTGGCGCACCGGATCGCCATACAGGGCATGACCGAGGCCGGCGATGCCATCCGCGACGCCATCCAGGGCCGGTCCGGCAGCGATGCCCTCGCCGCCGGCGCCCAGGCGATGCGGACCTACGTGCGGGAACACCCCGGCCGGTACGCCGCAGCCAACACCGCCCGTCCGACCGGCCCCGACGACCCGTTCATCCCGGCCAGCGAGCGAGTGCTCGCCTCCTGGGCGGCCATGCTGCGCGGATACGGGCTGGAACCCGACCAGGAGATCCACGCCATGCGAACGCTGCGCAGCGTTCTGCACGGGTTCGCGACCCTGGAGGCGGCCGGCGGGTTCCAGATCGACGCGTCCGTCGACGAGAGCTTCACCTGGCTGATCAACTTCGTCGACCATGGCCTTCGCGCCGGCGCCATCACGGGCAGCGCCGCCGCCCTCTGACGCCGGGTCGCCTCGCGTACGGGCTGCCTCGGCATGCGGTGCCTACTCCTGGCAGGGAGTGGTTGGGGCGGGCCGGGCTCGCAATACTTCGAGTCATGAACGCGAGAGGACAGCTCGGCGATTTCCTCCAGGCCCGGCGCTCCCAGCTGCGGCCGGAGGACACCGGCGTGGCGACATACGGTGAGCGGCGCCGGGTTCGAGGGCTGCGCCGGGAGGAGTTGGCCCTGCTGGCCGGGGTGAGCGTGTCGTACTACTCGCGGCTGGAGCAGGGGCAGGCCGTGAACGCCTCACCCGAGGTGCTCGACGCGCTTGCCCGAGCGCTGCGGCTCGACGACGCGGAGCGCCGCCATCTGGGCGAGCTGGCGGCCGGGACCCGCCGTCGGCCCGCCGTACGTCGCCCTTCCCCGGAGCGGGTGAGCCCGGCGGTACGCCAGCTCGTCGCGACGCTTGGTGACGTACCCGTGGTGGTGCTCGGTCGCCGCGCCGACGTGCTGGCCTGGAACACCGCCGGTCATGCCCTGTTCGCCGGCCACCTGACTCCGGAGATCCCGGAGCGGCCGAACCAGCAGCCGAACATGGCACGGCTGGTGTTTCTGGACACACACACCCGCGACCTGTACGCGGACTGGCCCACAAAGGCCCGCGCGGTGGTGGCGACACTGCGGATGGCTTCCGGGCAGCACCCGGACGATCCGCTGATGGCCGCGCTGGTTGGTGAGCTGACGGTGCGGAGTCCGGAGTTCGCCGCCATGTGGGCCGACCACCGGGTGAAGGCCGGCGGCGACACGGTCTACCAGATGCGTCATCCGCTGGTCGGCGCGATGGACGTGACACAGCAGACCCTGCGTACCGAGGACGGCCAGACCGTCGTGGTCGCCACCACCGAACCCGGCTCGGCATCTCACGCCGCGATGACGTTGCTCGTGCACGGCGCGGTCACCACCCGTGCCGGCGCTCCGCAGCCCCTCGTCAGGCGCGAGTAGCAACCTTCCCATCGGCTCGACACGAGGTGCTCCGCGAGGAGCGCCGGACCCGTCGCGCCCTTTTCAAGCCCATCGACAACACCGTGAGTAGGGACAGAAATGCGTAAGAGAACGATGACCCTCGCAGTCGCTGTCGCAGCAGCGGGAATCGGCGTCGTGACGGTCGTACCGTCGAGCGCCGCACCTGCCGCGACCGCAGCGGCCCGCACCGTCGAGCAACCCTGGGCGTCGGCCGCGCCGGTGTCGTCGCGGATCGCTGTCCACTTCGACCTGACGAAGGGG belongs to Micromonospora ureilytica and includes:
- a CDS encoding TetR/AcrR family transcriptional regulator yields the protein MPKARLTPASVTEAAAALVDEVGFDNLSMGLLAERLGIKTPSLYKHVTSQADLAHRIAIQGMTEAGDAIRDAIQGRSGSDALAAGAQAMRTYVREHPGRYAAANTARPTGPDDPFIPASERVLASWAAMLRGYGLEPDQEIHAMRTLRSVLHGFATLEAAGGFQIDASVDESFTWLINFVDHGLRAGAITGSAAAL
- a CDS encoding helix-turn-helix transcriptional regulator: MNARGQLGDFLQARRSQLRPEDTGVATYGERRRVRGLRREELALLAGVSVSYYSRLEQGQAVNASPEVLDALARALRLDDAERRHLGELAAGTRRRPAVRRPSPERVSPAVRQLVATLGDVPVVVLGRRADVLAWNTAGHALFAGHLTPEIPERPNQQPNMARLVFLDTHTRDLYADWPTKARAVVATLRMASGQHPDDPLMAALVGELTVRSPEFAAMWADHRVKAGGDTVYQMRHPLVGAMDVTQQTLRTEDGQTVVVATTEPGSASHAAMTLLVHGAVTTRAGAPQPLVRRE
- a CDS encoding alpha/beta fold hydrolase, which translates into the protein MTEHLRIAGNTIAYEVTGQGPLVVLAHGMGDSRHSYRFVAPALVAAGYRVANVDIRGCGDSSLGWDGYSRTDIAGDLVAVVRHLGGPAVIIGQSISGGAATVAAATAPELIAGVIELAPFTRVQSFDLGGLVRVKRFRAGYLQLAQVLMRGSLANWRKYLDVAIPTKPADWDSELARIEAKMSEPGRMKVLQAMAKTSPADAGRQLPNVTRPVLVIQGSADPDWADPRAEGERVIADLPRGLGELAVIEGAGHYPHVQTPDEVVALALPFLARTLTSA